From the Xenorhabdus ishibashii genome, one window contains:
- a CDS encoding enterotoxin A family protein produces the protein MRILKLFYLLCALFLYIAQSYAQPAIDRVYRMDSRPLECIIRDGGFLPLGTNDDVVQHVQSVNLEGHRIGRSAFVATSTDREFAFEWGADFDNEHLPFYIYDIRPTSNFYSVLLSFQHRYRQTGDSRYQRLIDTFGYQAEYVALGGIGLEQVYGVQEYVYDEGEEDYVERGAYIPNTLYRDVQTGPNTGPYIQHTQPQNEIITSLSYCVLNLSLPRYSARLTATTHDKYPFLKKLKRCHDSLSIIAFLDSTIL, from the coding sequence ATGAGAATTTTAAAACTCTTTTATTTATTATGCGCTTTATTTTTATACATAGCACAATCTTATGCTCAGCCAGCAATTGATAGAGTTTACCGAATGGATTCTCGCCCTCTGGAATGCATCATCAGAGATGGAGGATTTCTTCCCCTCGGAACGAATGATGACGTTGTGCAGCATGTTCAGTCGGTCAATCTGGAAGGGCATAGGATTGGCCGGTCAGCATTTGTGGCAACGTCTACCGATCGAGAGTTTGCTTTTGAGTGGGGCGCCGATTTTGATAATGAGCATCTGCCATTTTACATTTATGACATACGGCCAACCTCTAATTTTTATAGTGTGCTTTTATCATTTCAGCACCGTTATCGGCAGACAGGTGATAGCCGTTATCAACGTCTGATTGATACTTTTGGGTATCAGGCAGAATATGTGGCACTTGGTGGTATTGGTCTCGAACAAGTTTATGGAGTGCAGGAGTATGTGTATGATGAAGGGGAAGAAGATTATGTTGAAAGGGGGGCTTATATACCTAATACATTGTACCGAGATGTTCAAACAGGACCTAATACCGGCCCTTATATACAGCACACCCAACCACAAAATGAAATAATCACATCTTTATCTTATTGTGTTCTTAATCTGTCTCTCCCGCGTTATTCTGCTCGTCTTACAGCCACTACTCACGATAAGTACCCATTCTTAAAAAAATTAAAAAGATGTCATGACAGCTTATCGATAATCGCTTTTTTAGACTCCACTATTTTGTAA
- a CDS encoding universal stress protein, with translation MYKTILVPVDISEEDLTNKAVGCALKIARETGAKLHFLHVLPISSAIINAYALGYMEIKDKATIKAEQDLKKLVDSIELPNHQISYSIAFGSPRDEITATADEIGADLIVIGSRRPNITTHLLGSSSAGVVRYAKTSVLVVR, from the coding sequence ATGTACAAAACTATTTTAGTACCAGTAGATATTTCAGAAGAAGATCTAACCAATAAGGCTGTTGGCTGCGCTCTTAAAATCGCCAGAGAAACAGGAGCCAAATTACATTTTTTACATGTATTACCCATCTCATCGGCGATTATTAATGCTTATGCACTAGGCTATATGGAAATTAAGGATAAGGCGACTATCAAGGCAGAACAAGACTTGAAAAAGTTGGTTGATTCCATTGAATTACCAAATCATCAGATCTCCTATTCAATTGCATTTGGTTCACCAAGAGACGAAATCACTGCTACAGCGGATGAAATTGGCGCTGATCTGATCGTTATTGGCTCAAGACGACCTAATATCACGACTCATCTGTTGGGTTCCAGTTCTGCTGGGGTTGTCAGATATGCAAAAACATCGGTATTAGTAGTACGGTAA
- a CDS encoding universal stress protein, whose protein sequence is MYNTILVPIDIAEDILTDNAIKHAEYLAKISNAKVHLFHSVPDISRFSVNYSYHYDLLSAFAKKAIANSEEELKKVIERIDVPKDRVSFSVAFGSPRDKVLSTAREINADLIIVGSRRPDISTHLLGSNASGIVGYANISVLVVR, encoded by the coding sequence ATGTATAACACGATTTTAGTTCCAATTGATATTGCAGAAGATATATTGACTGATAATGCAATCAAACATGCTGAATATTTGGCAAAAATATCTAATGCAAAGGTTCACCTTTTTCACTCTGTGCCAGATATTTCCCGATTTTCCGTGAATTATAGTTACCACTATGATTTATTGAGTGCTTTTGCCAAAAAAGCAATAGCGAATTCTGAAGAGGAACTGAAAAAAGTCATAGAACGAATCGATGTACCTAAAGATAGGGTATCATTCTCTGTTGCCTTTGGCTCTCCACGGGATAAAGTGTTGTCTACAGCGCGTGAGATTAATGCAGATTTGATTATTGTCGGATCTCGCCGGCCTGATATTTCAACTCATTTACTGGGTTCAAATGCGTCGGGTATTGTAGGATATGCTAATATCTCTGTTTTGGTTGTGAGATAG